One Streptomonospora salina genomic window, GGCGTCGCCGATCAGTGCGGTCCTGGCGGTGGCGGCGTTCAGCCGCAATCGCCGGGCCCGCTACGGCGCGGGCGTACCCGGCGGCACCGGTCCCCCGCACCGCTGAGGCCGCCCGCGGGCGGGCCCGCCGGTTCCCACCGGGCCCGCCCGCTGCGGATCACTCGCCGGCGTCCTCGGCGGCCGCGTCGGCCTGGGCGACGCCGATGGCGCTGCACACCGCCTTCAGCGAAGCGGTGGTGATGTTGTGGTGGATGCCCACGCCCCACACGGTGCGCCCGTCGATCTCGGCCTCGACGTAGGCGGCGGCGCGCGCGTCGCTGCCCACGTCCAGCGAGTGCTCGACGTAGTCCAGTACCCGGACCTTGGTGTCGACGTCGGTCAGCGCGTCGCAGAACGCCGAGATCGGGCCCTGGCCGGCGCCGGCGATCTCGCGGATCTCGCCCTGCACCCGGACGTCGGCGCTGATGCGGTAGCCGCCGTCCTCGACGCTCTCGGAGCGGTGCGCCAGCACGCCCACCGGGCCGTCCTCGTTCAGGTACGTGCGGGTGAAGATCTCCCAGATCCGTTCGCCGTCGACCTCGCCGCCGTCGGTATCGGTGAACTCCTGGATCTTGTGGGAGAACTCGATCTGCAGGCGGCGCGGCGGATCCAGAGCGTGGTCGCGGTGCAGGATGTAGGAGATCCCGCCCTTGCCGGACTGGCTGTTGACCCGGATGACGGCCTCGTAGTTGCGGCCCACGTCCTTGGGGTCGATGGGCAGGTACGGCACGTGCCAGCGGTAGTCCGACACCGGCGTTCCCGACTGGGCGGCGTCCTCCTCCAGGGCGTTGAGGCCCTTCTTGATGGCGTCCTGGTGGGACCCGGAGAAGGCGGTGTAGACCAGGTCGCCGCCGTAGGGGTGGCGCGGGGCCACGGGCATCTGGGTGCAGTATTCGACGATGCGCCGGACGGTGTCGATGTCGGAGAAGTCGATCATGGGGTCGACGCCCTGGCTGAACAGGTTCATGCCCAGGGTGACCAGGTCCACGTTGCCGGTGCGCTCGCCGTGGCCGAACAGGCAGCCCTCGACGCGGTCGGCGCCGGCCATCACGCCCAGCTCGGCCGCGGCCATGCCGGTACCGCGGTCGTTGTGGGGGTGCACCGACAGGCACACGTGCTCGCGCCGGGTCAGGTTCCGGCTCATCCATTCGATCTGGTCGGCGTAGACGTTGGGGGTGGCGCGCTCGACCGTGGCCGGCAGGTTGAGGATGATCTCGCGGCCGGGACCGGGCTGCCAGACGTCCATGACGCCTTCGCAGACCTCCAGTGCGAAGTCCAGTTCGGTGTCGATGAAGATCTCGGGCGAGTACTGGTAGCCGACGTATGCGGAGTCGCCCAGGTAGTGGTCGATGTTGTCCATGACCGCGCGGGTGCCGTCGACGGCGATGGCCTTGCAGGCGTCGCGGTCCACGCCGAAGACGACGCGGCGGAACTCCGGAGCCGTGGCGTTGTACAGGTGCACGCTGCAGCGCTGGGCGCCGACCAGGCTCTGCACCGTGCGCTCGATCAGGTCCGGCCGACCCTGGGTCAGCACGGAGATCTGCACGTCGTCGGGGATCAGGTCGCCCTCGATGAGGCTGCGGACGAAGTCGAAGTCGGTCTGGCTGGCGGCGGGGAAGCCGACCTCGATCTCCTTGTAGCCCATGCGGACCAGCAGGGCGAAGATCTCGTGCTTGCGCTCGGGATCCATCGGCTCGATCAGCGCCTGGTTTCCGTCGCGCAGGTCCGTCGACAGCCAGCGCGGGGCGGCGGTGACGGTCGCGGACGGCCAGGTGCGGTCGGGCAGATCGACCGCGGGGAAGGGGCGGTAGCGGTGGAACGGCATACCACTGGGTTGCTGCTGCGGCACCATGGAAAAGCTCCTCGGAACGAATGCGCCGAGCGTCTCGCCGATGAAGAGAGTAGTGGGAGACGGGCGGCTGCTCGCGGTCAGCGGCCGACTGTGAACACGTCGAAGACCCGCGGCGAGGGAGTCGACCGGTTCAGCGACCCCCGCCGCGGCCGCTAAGGAGGAGCAGCTCGCGCAGCATAGTGTTCGCCACCGTAGCAGAGGCCCGGACGCAGACGCGGCACCGCGGGGCCGAATCGGCACCGGTACTGCCGCCCCGTAGACCGCCCCCAATCCTCTGAACAGGAACGATTCCCGGATCTTCGGATGCGGATCCGACGAGTGGATTCCGCTGTCCGCGCCGGCCCCAGCCTGCGCGATCCGCCCCTGCGCAGGGGCGGATCGGGTAGGCGCGTGGACGGGACGCCGCCCGCCGGCGGTGGCCTCCTGGTCGAGCGGTGCGTGTGCGGTGCGGTGCCGTCGGCCCGTCCCGGCCCCGCACCGCCGGTTCAGGCGGTGGCTCCGGGCAGCGGCTCGAATTCCGCGACGGCGTCGAGGGCCGGCCCGTGGGGCGTGTTGGCCTCGCGTTCGATCATGACCTCGACGAGCACCGGGCGCGAGGTCCGCCGGGCCTCGTTGCGCGCCCAGTCGATGGCGCCGCGGACGTCGCCGGGCCGGGTGACGCGGTGCCCGGCGCAGCCGTAGGCCTCCATGATCTTGACGTTGTCGGTGCCGTACTCGTCGTAGTGGATGTCGACCTGGTAGTTCATGCCGTAGGGGATCTCGGCCTGGCGGATCAGTCCGAGGTATTCGTTGTTGAGCATGATCAGCACGAACGGCACCTCGTACTGTGCGGCGACGGCCAGCTCCTCGACGGTGTACTGGAAGCTGTAGTCGCCGACGACACCGACCACCTCGGCGCCGGGGTCGGTGCGCTTGAGCGCCGTGCGGACGCCGACGGCCGCGGGGATCTCCCAGCCCAGCGGGCCCGCCTGGCCGCAGACCTGGTAATGGCGGGGCCGGCGGGCCTTCTGGTGCTGGCCTCCCCAGATCTGGTAGAGCCCGATCGCGGTGACGAAGTAGGCCTCGGGGCCGAACGCCTCGTTGATCTCCTTGTAGACGCGCGGCGCCTTGATCGGGACGGAGTCGAAGTCCTCCCGCCGGCCCAGTTCGGCCTTGAGCCTGCCGACCCGGCGCGTCCACGCGTGGAGGTCGCGGGCGGGGCCGCGGCGGGCGGCGCACTCGGCCAGCGCCGTGAGGAACTCCCCGGCGCCGGAGACCACGCCCAGGTCGGGTTCGAAGACCTTGCCGATCTGGGTGGGCTCGATGTCGACGTGGATGAACCGCCGGTCGCCTCGGTAGACGTCGAGCCGACCGGTGTGGCGGTCGCCGAAGCGCGCGCCTACCGCCAGCACCAGGTCCGATTCGAGGAACGACGCGTTTCCGTAGCGCTGCGACGTCTGCACTCCGGCCATCCCGGCGTACAGCGGACTGTCCTCGTCGAAGGCGCCCTTGCCCATCAGCGTGGTCTGCACGGGCACGTTCAGGGCCTCGGCGGCCTCGCGCAGGGCGCCGGCGGCCTCGGCGATGACGACGCCGCCGCCGGCCAGGATCAGCGGCCGCTCGGCCTCCAGCAGCATGTCCAGGGCCCGCTCGACCCGCGGCGGGTGCGGCAGGACGGGATGGACCGGCAGCGGCGCGTCGATGGCGGGGTCGTATTCGATCCGCTCCTGGGCGATGTCCAGGGGAAGGTCCACGAGGACCGGGCCCGGACGCCCTTCGCGGGCCGCACGGAAGGCTTCGCGGAAGATCCACGGAGCCTGGCCGGCCTCCTTGAGTTGGACTGACCATTTGGTCACGGGTGCGGCGACCTCGACGATGTCGACCGCTTGGAAGGCTTCCTGATGCAGCTTGGTCGAGACGTTCTGGCCGGTGATGCACACCATCGGGACGGAATCGGCCATGGCGGTGTACAGACCGGTGATCATGTTGGTTCCGGCGGGACCCGAGGTGCCGATCGCCACCCCGACGCCGCCGTTGGTGCGCGCCCAGCCGTCGGCCATGTGCGTGGCGCCCTCTTCGTGGCGGACGGTCAGGTGCTCGATCCCGCCCACCTCCTCCAGCGCCTTGTAGAGCGGCAGGATCGCCGCCCCCGGGCAGCCGAACGCCGTGTCGACCCCCTCGGACTTGAGGACCTCGACCACGGCGTTCATCGCGGGCATCTGTACCATCTTCGCCGAACCCTTCGTTGCCAGTCGGGTTTGCGCGGCCGCCGGCGGAGGATGCGGGCGGGTCGACGCCGCGTCGCGGTCGCATCGCGACGGGCGCCGGCCGTCCGTCGGCGGCCGCCGTTTCACTTCTGCTCGGTGGCGATCCGGTCGAGGAGCGCGAGCAGCGCGGAGTGGTCGAGGCCGCCGTGGCCTTGAGCCTTCAGCGCGCCGATGAACTGCGCCACCAGCGCCCCCGTCGGGACGGGCACGCCCGCCTCGCGAGCGGCGGCGGTGACGATGCCCATGTCCTTGTCGTGCAGCCCGATGCGGAATCCCGGTTCGAATCGGCGGTGGCGCATCGCCTCGCCCTTGCGGGTGAGCACGGTGCTTCCGGCAAGACCGCCGTTGAGGACGCGCAGGCCCGCCTCGGTGTCGACCCCGTGGGCCTCCAGGAACACCAGCGCTTCGGCGACGAGCTGGATGTTGCCGGCGACGATGAGCTGGTTGGCGGCCTTGACGGTCTGCCCCGCCCCCGCGGGGCCGACCGGCACGGCGGTGCCCAGCGGGGCGAACACGTCGGCGGCGGCGTGGAAGTCGGCGGAGTCCCCGCCGACCATGATGGACAGCACGCCCTCGACCGCACCGGTCTCACCGCCGCTGACGGGCGCGTCGAGCACCCGCAGGCCGCGGATGCGCCCCTCCTCGGCGACGGTGCGCGCGGTGTCGGGGCGGATCGTGCTCATGTCGATCACCAGGGTTCCGGAGGCAGCGCTGTCGAATACGCCGCCGGTGGCGAACATGGCCTCGTCGACGTCGGGCGAGTCGGGGACCATGGTGATGACGACGCCGGCGCCGTCGACGGCCTCGGCGAGCGAGGACGCGGCGGTGCCGCCCTTTCCGGCGAAGCGGTCGGTCTGCTGAGGGGCGCGGTCGTAGCCGCGCACGGTGAATCCGGCGGAGACCAGGTTGGCGGCCATGGGCAGACCCATGATGCCGAGCCCGATGAAAGCGACCGTCGGTGACTGGGGCATGGCGTTTCCCTCCTCAAGGGCGGTGGTTCGCGGGGGTGCGGGGTTCGCCGGGGGTGTGCGCCCGCGGTCGGGCGGCGGCCCGGCCCGTTCGGAGCGGGGCGGGGCCGGACGGGCCACGGGGCACCGGATGCGGGCGCACGGCGAGGCGGGCGGAAGCGGCGGACGGCGCGGGGCGACCCGGCCGGACTCAGCCGGGAGGACGGGAGGACGGGGCTGCGGTGCAGCCGGTATGCGGCGCGGACGGAGGAGACGGAGCGGAGGGGTGCAGCCGGAGGTCAGCCGCGCAGCCAGGCGAAACTGTCGGCGGTGGCACCGGTGGGCTTGTACTCCAGCCCCACATGGCCGGCGTAGCCGCCCTCCTGCGCGGCGGCGAGCAGATCCGTCAGGGGCAGCTGCCCGCTGCCCGGCTCGCCGCGTCCGGGGGCGTCGGCGATCTGGACGTGGCCGAACTCGGCGGCGTGGTCGCGCACGACGGCCGCCACGTCGTCTCCGTTGACCGCCAGGTGGTAGAAGTCGGCCAGCAGTGCGACGCGGGCGGCGCCGGCCTTCGCTGCGGCGGCGACGAACGCGCGGCCGTCGGCGGCGGTGATCAGGGGGTAGTCAGCGGATCCGCTGATCGGCTCGATGAGCACGGTGCCGCCGACCGGCTCCAGCGCCTCGGCGGCGGCCAGGGTGTTCTCCATGGCGGTCTCGTCGTGCTCGGCGGGGTCGACGCCCTCCTGGCGCAGGCCGTAGAGCGCGTTGAACGCCGTGGTGCCGGTGCGCGCGGCGATCCCGGCGACGACGTCGAGGTTGTCGCGGACCTCCCGGACCCGGTCGGGGTGGGAGAGGACGCCGCGGTCGGGGCCGGGCAGCCGGCCGGCGAACAGGTTCAGGCCGGTGAGGCGGACGCCGGCGTCCTCGACGGCGGCGACGAACGCGTCGACCTCGGCGTCGCCGGGTGCGGCACTCTCGAACGGCCACCAGAACTCGACGGCGTCGAATCCGGCTCCGCGTGCGGCGGCGGGGCGCCGGTGCAGCGGAAGCTCGGTGAACATCAGCGAGCAGTTGACGGTGTAGGGCAGCGAGTGGCTCATGGCTCGCCTCCTGGAGAGGACGGACGGAACGGGCGGTTCGGTGCGGAGGTGCACCGGTCCGGACGCGACCGGACCGGTCCGACGGGACGACCGGTGTCAGGGGCGGCGGGATCGGGGCGCGGCCGGCGCGGCTGCCGACCGGCCCGAGCGGCTGGCTGAAACTGCGGGGCGGAGTCCGTGCACACACCCGCCCCTGAATTCCGTTATTCGGAATCCTTCTTTCACTTGAAGGAATAACGTGAGTTTGCGCCACGCCGCGAGGGTTGTCAACCACCCCTGTGCGGTTGTGTGCAGCGATCCGCGTATCCGCTCAGCACCGGAGATCCCGCACCGCAGCCGCCCGCAGCCGCCGGAAACCGAGCCTCTTCCCCGACGAGAACGAATCCGGGATACAGAAAAAAGATTCCGCGATGGGGAATGACCTTCGGTCCTCTGGCGGCCCGCGATGCACACCGGGTCTTCGCCCGCACACCTCCGGGCACCGCGGTGGCGAATCCGGCGGGCCCGACCCGGGAACGTGTCCCGCATGGCACGGGCCCGACCCCGGCGGCCCGCAGGCCGGCGCAGGAGGCGCGATGTGCGGCAGCGCCGCCGCATACGGCTACGCGAGACGCTGACCGACGCTCCGAAGACCCGGCGGCCGGTAGCACGGTGCCCGCGTGCCGGCCCTCTTCCTGCCATGGCGTCCGGATGCCGCCCCGGGGCCGCAGCGCACCGGGGGGCCGCAGCGGCGGCGCGGCCGTCCCCGCCGGCGCCGGAGGGGGTGCGTACCGCCCGTTCATCGCGCATCCGCCTTCTGTATAGCGGACGTCGACTTCTACAATTCGAAAACGACACCAGTCGGCGGACGCCGGCGCACCGGGCGCCGCGGTCGCCGGGTACGAGGATGGGAGCAGCTGACGTGGCTACCTCGCAGGCGGCGGCCGACGCCGACCCCGGCCCCCGGACGCGCGCGGGCGGCGTGCAATCCCTGGATCGCGCGTTCTCCCTGCTGGAGATCATGGTCGAGGCCGGCGGGGAGGTCTCGCTGAGCGAACTCGCCGACTCCTCGGGGCTCCCCTTGCCCACGATCCACCGGATCATTCGCACTCTGCTGGCCAACGGCTACGTTCGCCAGCTCCCGTCGCGGCGCTACGCGCTGGGGCCGCGGCTGATCGGTCTCGGCGACAGCGCTTCGCGGATGCTGGGCACCTGGGCGCGGCCGCACCTGAGCCACCTCGTCGACGAGCTGGGCGAGACCGCCAATCTCGCGATGCTCGACGGGGACAAGGTCGTCTATGTCGCTCAGGCCCCTTCCCAGCACGCGATGCGGATGTTCACCGAGGTCGGCCGGCGCGTGCCGGCGCACTCGGCGGGGGTGGGCAAGGCGCTCCTGGCCCAGCTGCCGGAGAAGGCGGCCATGGCGGCCCTGAGCAGGACCGGTATGCCCGCCGCAACCGACCGCACCATCACCGGGACCGAGACGTTCCAGGCCGAGATGAGCCGCATCCGCGAGCAGGGCTATGCCATAGACGACGGCGAGCAGGAGGTCGGCGTGCGCTGCCTGGCGGTGCCCGTGCTGGGCGGCCCGGCGATGATGGCGGTGTCGATCTCGGGACCGGAGGCCCGGATGAGCTGGGACCTCGTCGCCCGCGCCGCTCCGATCGTGCGCCGCACCGCCGTCCAACTGGCCGGCGATCTCGAACACCGGGATTAGGCACCGCCGTGCTGCGGCGCGCGGTGCGCCGCAGAGCGCCCGGCGGGAGGCCCCTCCGAAACGCGCAGGGAACGGGCCGCGACCTGTGCGGCGGCCCCGACCACGTGGCTCCCGGAGGGTGCCGCGGTGCGGGGCGCCGGCCTCACGTCTGCTGGTCGAACCCGAGCCGGCGCAGCTGCTTGGGATCGCGCTGCCAGTCCTTGGCCACCCGCACCCGCAGATCGAGGTAGACCTTGGTACCCAGCAGCGCCTCGATATGGCGGCGGGCGACCGATCCCACCTCGCGCAGCCGCGCCCCCTTGGCCCCGATCACGATCGCTTTCTGGCTGGGCCGCTCGACGTACAGCGAGGCGTAGACGTCGATCATCTCGCGGCCGTCGCGGGTCTCCTCGCGCGGCACCATCTCCTCGACCACGACCGCGATCGAGTGCGGCAGCTCGTCGCGGACCCCCTCCAGGGAGGCTTCGCGGACGAGCTCGGCCACCAGCATCTCTTCGGGCTCGTCGGTGAGGTCTTCGTACGGGTAGAGCGGCGGCCCCTCCGGCAGGTGCCCGCACAGCACGCCGACGGCGGTGTCGACCTGGAACCCGGTCTCGGCCGAGACGGGCACGACGTCGGCCCAGTCGCCCAGTTGCTCCACCGCCACGAGCTGCTCGGCCACGCCGGCCCGGTCGGTGCGGTCGGTCTTGGTGACCAGCGCGACCACCGGGGTGTCGCGCTGCGCCGCCAACTCCCGGGCGATGTAGGTGTCGCCGCGCCCGATCGGTTCGTCGGCGGGCACGCAGAAGCCGATCACGTCGACCTCGACCAGGGTTGAGCGCACCAGACTGTCCAGCCGCTCCCCCAGCAGCGTGCGCGGCTTGTGCAGCCCGGGGGTGTCCACGATGATCAGCTGCGATTCGTCGCGCTGCACGATCCCGCGGACGGTGCGCCGGGTGGTCTGGGGCTGGGTACTGGTGATGGCCACCTTCTGGCCCACCAGCGCGTTCATCAGGGTCGACTTGCCCACGTTGGGGCGGCCGACGAAGCAGGCGAAGCCGCTGCGGAAGCCCTCCGGGTAGGAGGGCATCGCCAGCGGGGTCCGCAGCTTCTCCAGGTCGAGGTCGTCCATCTCTCCAGTCTCGTCTGCTCCCGCGGCGTTCGCTACCGCCGCGGCATCGGGTGCTCGCGCTCAGGCGCGCAGGGCTGCGGCGGGCGTGCCGTCGGGGCCGGCCAGCACCACCAGCGGTGTCTTCATGTCGGCCGCGACCGCCCGGTCGGTGTCGGCGGCGCCGGACGCCGCGGTGACCACGGCCGCCGCCTCCAGGGTCACGGCTTCGCTGGAGACCGCAGCGGCGACGGCGGCCTGCAGCGCCGTCAGCTTCAGCGACGCCAGCTCCACCGTCGCCGCGGTGTAGGTGCGCCCGGTCTCGTCGCGCACGGCCGCGCCCTCGGCGGCCCCGGTGCGGGCGCGGGTGGCGCGCGCCAGCGTGACCAGCTTCTCGTCCTCGGGGTCGAGCTGCTCGGGTGCCGAACTCTCGGTCACGGTCGCCTTCCTTCCAGCGGGTTCGTCTTCCGGCCCGGTCGCGGCAGCGCGCGGGCGCTCGGGGCGGATCCGGCGCCGCAGCGGGCTCGGCGCGGGTTACGCTCCGCCCGCATCAGCGGGCTCCAGCGCCTCGACCAGGACCGTGGCGGTCTGATTGCGGCGTCCCACCGTGTCCTCGGCGGTCAGCCGCAACCCAGCGTATTCGGCTCGGGAGCCGGTGATGGGCACGCGCCCCAGCGCGTAGGCGAGCAGCCCGCCGACCGTCTCCACGTCGGCGACGTCCAGCTCGGTGCCGAACAGCTCCGCCAGCTCGCCCAGCGGCAGGCGGGCGGTGACGCGGGCGCGGCGCTCGTCCAGGCGCTCGATCGGCGGAACCTCGTCGTCGTATTCGTCGGTGATCTCGCCGACGATCTCCTCGACGATGTCCTCGATGGTGACCAGCCCCGCCGTCCCGCCGTACTCGTCGATCACCACGGCCACGTGGATGCGACGCTGCTGCATGTCGCGCAGCAGCTCGTCGATGGGCTTGGAGTCGGGCACATAGGACGCCGTGCGCATCACGTCGCCCACGGTCTCGGCCTTGGCCTCGCCGTCGGGCTCACCGCCGTTGGTCCAGTCCCGGCGCGCCCGGGACACGACGTCCTTGAGGTAGACGATGCCGATGACGTCGTCCTCGTCCTCGCCCAGGACCGGGATGCGGGAGAACCCGCTGCGCAGTGCCAGGGAGAGGCCGTCGTCCAGCGGCGCGTCGCGCTCGACGAACACGATGTCGGTGCGCGGCACCATGACCTCGCGCACCGACGTGTCGTCGAGCTTGAACACCGAGTGGATCATCTCCCGCTCCTCGGCGTCGATCACGTGGCCGCGCTCGGCCAGGTCGACCAGGCGGCGCAGCTCACTCTCGCTGGTGAACGGGCCGCTGCGGTCGCCGATGTGGCGCGGGGTCAGCGATCGGCCCATCCGGACCAGCACCCGCGACACCGGGGCCAGCAGCCAGGCGAGCGGCACGACGGCGTTGACGCCGGCCGCGGCCACCGACGGAGCGAACTGGCGACCCAGGATGCGGGGCGTGACCCCGACGAACACGTAGTCGACGACGATCATCACCGCGACGGTGCAGACGGCGGCGGCCCACCCGGCCCCCAGCCAGCCGATGAAACCCGCCGCCAGGGACACCGTCGCCACCACTTCGCAGGCCACACGCAGCAGCAGCACCGTGTTGAGGTGCTCGGCCGGCTCGGCTTGGACCCGGCGCAGGCGCCGGGCGGAGGGGCTGTCGTCGCCCGGCTCGGGCTGGATGCCCCCGCTGCGGGTGACCGCGACCTCGGCGCTCACGAAGAACGCCGCGGCCAGCACGAACAACGCAGCGGACGGGAACGCGTAGGCAGGGGCGAACGGGGCGGCGGCCGCCGCCAGGTGCCCCCCGTCCGCGACCGCCGCCGGCACCGGGCCCGCCGAACCGGCGCTCATCGGGCGGTGTCTTCTCTCTCGTGCGGGCGGCCGCCGGCCGCCCCTTCAGCGGAACGCCACCCCGAGAGCAGCTCGCCCTGCAGGCCGAACATCTCCTTGTGCTCGTCGGGTTCGGCGTGGTCGTAGCCCAGCAGATGCAGGATGCCGTGCGTGCACAGCAGGTCGATCTCCTCCTGGGTGCTGTGGCCGGCCTTCTCCGCCTGGCGCGCCGCCACTTGCGGGCAGATGATCACGTCGCCCAGCACGCCGGGTTCGGAAGGGCGGTCGTCCTGCCCGCCGGGGCGCAGTTCGTCCATCGGGAACGACAGCACGTCGGTGGGGCCGGGCTCGTCCATCCACCGCACGTGCAGCTCGGTCATCGGCTCCTCGTCGACGAGGACGATGGACAGTTCGGCCAACGGGTGGACCCGCATCCCGTCCAGGACGTAGCGGGCCAGTCGGGACAGCCGCTCCTCGTCAGCGGGAAGGCCCGACTCGTTGGCGACGTCAATACTCATTGCTCAGCGCGCCTTCGTCTCGTGCTCGGTGTCGGGGGCGCGGCGCGGGGACGCCGGCCGCCCCCGGCGCGCGGCGCGCCGGGGGCGGCCGGTCCGCGGCCGTGCCATCGGCTACGTGCCG contains:
- a CDS encoding hydroxypyruvate isomerase family protein, with the protein product MSHSLPYTVNCSLMFTELPLHRRPAAARGAGFDAVEFWWPFESAAPGDAEVDAFVAAVEDAGVRLTGLNLFAGRLPGPDRGVLSHPDRVREVRDNLDVVAGIAARTGTTAFNALYGLRQEGVDPAEHDETAMENTLAAAEALEPVGGTVLIEPISGSADYPLITAADGRAFVAAAAKAGAARVALLADFYHLAVNGDDVAAVVRDHAAEFGHVQIADAPGRGEPGSGQLPLTDLLAAAQEGGYAGHVGLEYKPTGATADSFAWLRG
- the era gene encoding GTPase Era; the protein is MDDLDLEKLRTPLAMPSYPEGFRSGFACFVGRPNVGKSTLMNALVGQKVAITSTQPQTTRRTVRGIVQRDESQLIIVDTPGLHKPRTLLGERLDSLVRSTLVEVDVIGFCVPADEPIGRGDTYIARELAAQRDTPVVALVTKTDRTDRAGVAEQLVAVEQLGDWADVVPVSAETGFQVDTAVGVLCGHLPEGPPLYPYEDLTDEPEEMLVAELVREASLEGVRDELPHSIAVVVEEMVPREETRDGREMIDVYASLYVERPSQKAIVIGAKGARLREVGSVARRHIEALLGTKVYLDLRVRVAKDWQRDPKQLRRLGFDQQT
- a CDS encoding cytidine deaminase, which gives rise to MTESSAPEQLDPEDEKLVTLARATRARTGAAEGAAVRDETGRTYTAATVELASLKLTALQAAVAAAVSSEAVTLEAAAVVTAASGAADTDRAVAADMKTPLVVLAGPDGTPAAALRA
- a CDS encoding hemolysin family protein, which gives rise to MSAGSAGPVPAAVADGGHLAAAAAPFAPAYAFPSAALFVLAAAFFVSAEVAVTRSGGIQPEPGDDSPSARRLRRVQAEPAEHLNTVLLLRVACEVVATVSLAAGFIGWLGAGWAAAVCTVAVMIVVDYVFVGVTPRILGRQFAPSVAAAGVNAVVPLAWLLAPVSRVLVRMGRSLTPRHIGDRSGPFTSESELRRLVDLAERGHVIDAEEREMIHSVFKLDDTSVREVMVPRTDIVFVERDAPLDDGLSLALRSGFSRIPVLGEDEDDVIGIVYLKDVVSRARRDWTNGGEPDGEAKAETVGDVMRTASYVPDSKPIDELLRDMQQRRIHVAVVIDEYGGTAGLVTIEDIVEEIVGEITDEYDDEVPPIERLDERRARVTARLPLGELAELFGTELDVADVETVGGLLAYALGRVPITGSRAEYAGLRLTAEDTVGRRNQTATVLVEALEPADAGGA
- a CDS encoding IclR family transcriptional regulator, whose product is MQSLDRAFSLLEIMVEAGGEVSLSELADSSGLPLPTIHRIIRTLLANGYVRQLPSRRYALGPRLIGLGDSASRMLGTWARPHLSHLVDELGETANLAMLDGDKVVYVAQAPSQHAMRMFTEVGRRVPAHSAGVGKALLAQLPEKAAMAALSRTGMPAATDRTITGTETFQAEMSRIREQGYAIDDGEQEVGVRCLAVPVLGGPAMMAVSISGPEARMSWDLVARAAPIVRRTAVQLAGDLEHRD
- the ybeY gene encoding rRNA maturation RNase YbeY, coding for MSIDVANESGLPADEERLSRLARYVLDGMRVHPLAELSIVLVDEEPMTELHVRWMDEPGPTDVLSFPMDELRPGGQDDRPSEPGVLGDVIICPQVAARQAEKAGHSTQEEIDLLCTHGILHLLGYDHAEPDEHKEMFGLQGELLSGWRSAEGAAGGRPHEREDTAR
- a CDS encoding NAD(P)-dependent oxidoreductase — translated: MPQSPTVAFIGLGIMGLPMAANLVSAGFTVRGYDRAPQQTDRFAGKGGTAASSLAEAVDGAGVVITMVPDSPDVDEAMFATGGVFDSAASGTLVIDMSTIRPDTARTVAEEGRIRGLRVLDAPVSGGETGAVEGVLSIMVGGDSADFHAAADVFAPLGTAVPVGPAGAGQTVKAANQLIVAGNIQLVAEALVFLEAHGVDTEAGLRVLNGGLAGSTVLTRKGEAMRHRRFEPGFRIGLHDKDMGIVTAAAREAGVPVPTGALVAQFIGALKAQGHGGLDHSALLALLDRIATEQK
- the leuA gene encoding 2-isopropylmalate synthase, producing the protein MVPQQQPSGMPFHRYRPFPAVDLPDRTWPSATVTAAPRWLSTDLRDGNQALIEPMDPERKHEIFALLVRMGYKEIEVGFPAASQTDFDFVRSLIEGDLIPDDVQISVLTQGRPDLIERTVQSLVGAQRCSVHLYNATAPEFRRVVFGVDRDACKAIAVDGTRAVMDNIDHYLGDSAYVGYQYSPEIFIDTELDFALEVCEGVMDVWQPGPGREIILNLPATVERATPNVYADQIEWMSRNLTRREHVCLSVHPHNDRGTGMAAAELGVMAGADRVEGCLFGHGERTGNVDLVTLGMNLFSQGVDPMIDFSDIDTVRRIVEYCTQMPVAPRHPYGGDLVYTAFSGSHQDAIKKGLNALEEDAAQSGTPVSDYRWHVPYLPIDPKDVGRNYEAVIRVNSQSGKGGISYILHRDHALDPPRRLQIEFSHKIQEFTDTDGGEVDGERIWEIFTRTYLNEDGPVGVLAHRSESVEDGGYRISADVRVQGEIREIAGAGQGPISAFCDALTDVDTKVRVLDYVEHSLDVGSDARAAAYVEAEIDGRTVWGVGIHHNITTASLKAVCSAIGVAQADAAAEDAGE
- the gcl gene encoding glyoxylate carboligase encodes the protein MVQMPAMNAVVEVLKSEGVDTAFGCPGAAILPLYKALEEVGGIEHLTVRHEEGATHMADGWARTNGGVGVAIGTSGPAGTNMITGLYTAMADSVPMVCITGQNVSTKLHQEAFQAVDIVEVAAPVTKWSVQLKEAGQAPWIFREAFRAAREGRPGPVLVDLPLDIAQERIEYDPAIDAPLPVHPVLPHPPRVERALDMLLEAERPLILAGGGVVIAEAAGALREAAEALNVPVQTTLMGKGAFDEDSPLYAGMAGVQTSQRYGNASFLESDLVLAVGARFGDRHTGRLDVYRGDRRFIHVDIEPTQIGKVFEPDLGVVSGAGEFLTALAECAARRGPARDLHAWTRRVGRLKAELGRREDFDSVPIKAPRVYKEINEAFGPEAYFVTAIGLYQIWGGQHQKARRPRHYQVCGQAGPLGWEIPAAVGVRTALKRTDPGAEVVGVVGDYSFQYTVEELAVAAQYEVPFVLIMLNNEYLGLIRQAEIPYGMNYQVDIHYDEYGTDNVKIMEAYGCAGHRVTRPGDVRGAIDWARNEARRTSRPVLVEVMIEREANTPHGPALDAVAEFEPLPGATA